A genome region from Arachis duranensis cultivar V14167 chromosome 6, aradu.V14167.gnm2.J7QH, whole genome shotgun sequence includes the following:
- the LOC107493135 gene encoding histone H1, with translation MVKDAIVTLKEKNGSSQYAIQKFVEEKQKQLPSNFRKLLLYHLKKLVSSGKLVKVKGSFKLPPVRSAAPKPAAAAPAKKKAAAAKPKPKPKPKAKPASKAKDTKTTKSAAAKAPAKAKPAAKPKPKAKPAAKPKAVAAKTKAAPAKSKAKAKTAPAAKPKAAAKPKPAAKPKPKPKERPSKASRTSTRTSPGKKAPAAKPAAKKAAPAKKAPSKGAKAKTVKSPAKKATTARRGRK, from the coding sequence ATGGTTAAGGACGCGATTGTGACGTTGAAGGAGAAAAACGGTTCCAGTCAATACGCGATTCAGAAGTTCGTAGAAGAGAAGCAGAAGCAGCTACCTTCCAACTTCAGGAAGCTCTTGTTGTATCATTTGAAGAAGCTCGTTTCTTCTGGAAAGCTCGTTAAGGTCAAAGGCTCCTTCAAGCTTCCTCCGGTCAGGTCTGCAGCTCCCAAACCAGCTGCTGCTGCCCCCGCCAAGAAGAAGGCTGCAGCTGCTAAGCCCAAACCAAAGCCCAAGCCCAAAGCTAAGCCTGCTTCTAAGGCCAAGGACACCAAAACTACTAAGTCAGCAGCAGCCAAAGCACCTGCCAAGGCCAAGCCCGCTGCAAAGCCCAAGCCCAAGGCCAAGCCAGCTGCTAAACCCAAGGCGGTTGCTGCTAAGACCAAGGCAGCTCCGGCCAAGTCTAAGGCCAAGGCTAAGACGGCGCCAGCTGCAAAGCCGAAGGCAGCTGCGAAGCCTAAACCGGCTGCTAAGCCCAAGCCCAAGCCCAAAGAGAGGCCCTCCAAGGCTTCTAGAACGTCGACGAGAACTTCACCGGGGAAGAAAGCCCCTGCCGCTAAACCTGCGGCGAAGAAGGCAGCTCCCGCGAAGAAAGCCCCTTCAAAGGGTGCAAAGGCGAAGACCGTGAAATCTCCTGCGAAGAAGGCGACGACGGCGAGAAGGGGGAGAAAGTGA